In Deinococcus irradiatisoli, the genomic stretch TCGATCAAGGTTCGAGTCCTTGTGCCCCAGCCAAATGAAAAGCCCGCTCTAGAGCGGGTTTTTCCATTTCTACCTTCCAGAGTCTGTCAATCAAAAAGGGGCTTCGTGCGTAGCGCGTCAACCGGTCTTCGAAAGCATCTCGCGTAGACTGATGGCCCAGGCAGCCTGCTCGGACTCTTAGACCGTCCGGTACCGACTGAGGGTAAAGGCCACCGAGACATGGCCCAGCTGCTTACTGACCACTTCCGGCGGGCCACCATGGCGCAGACTCAGCGACGCATAAGTATGTCGTAGGCCGTGGATATTCAAGGTCCGAATCCCAGCCGCCTGGCAGATCCGGTCCATATCGCGCCGCAGGTTGTTGGGCCGCAACGTGCCGCCAGTCAGCTTAGTGAACACCCGGCAAGAGTCTTAGT encodes the following:
- a CDS encoding tyrosine-type recombinase/integrase; protein product: MDRICQAAGIRTLNIHGLRHTYASLSLRHGGPPEVVSKQLGHVSVAFTLSRYRTV